A genomic region of Candidatus Poribacteria bacterium contains the following coding sequences:
- a CDS encoding MOSC domain-containing protein gives MKLLSVNVSQPKEVSYNGKRIKTGIFKEPVSGRTMMRRLNLDGDGQGDPSVHGGVHKAVYVYPMEHYDYWKHELGRKDLTYGQFGENLTVEGLLEETVHIGDVFRVGEALVEVSQPRVPCFKLGIKMRNPRIVKPFLASERVGFYVRVLEEGEVGAGDAIERTKVGEGQMTVKEIVHLRHFDNANTEATEKAASLPALTPSWRDSFMEILVKAQEGSRR, from the coding sequence ATGAAGCTACTTTCAGTGAATGTATCGCAACCGAAGGAAGTGTCGTATAACGGCAAACGTATCAAAACAGGGATTTTCAAGGAGCCTGTATCTGGTCGGACGATGATGCGGCGATTGAACCTTGATGGCGATGGGCAGGGTGATCCGAGCGTTCATGGCGGTGTCCACAAAGCTGTCTACGTCTATCCAATGGAGCATTACGACTATTGGAAACACGAATTGGGCAGAAAGGATTTGACCTACGGACAGTTTGGTGAAAACTTGACGGTGGAAGGTCTGTTAGAGGAAACGGTGCATATCGGAGACGTTTTTCGGGTAGGTGAGGCACTAGTCGAGGTATCTCAACCGCGTGTTCCTTGCTTCAAACTTGGCATCAAAATGAGGAACCCGCGGATTGTTAAACCGTTTTTGGCAAGCGAGCGGGTAGGATTTTACGTGCGTGTGTTGGAAGAGGGTGAAGTGGGTGCCGGCGATGCTATCGAGCGGACAAAAGTTGGAGAGGGGCAGATGACTGTGAAAGAGATTGTCCACTTACGCCATTTCGACAATGCTAACACGGAAGCCACTGAGAAGGCGGCAAGCCTTCCCGCGCTGACGCCTAGCTGGCGTGACTCGTTCATGGAAATTCTGGTCAAAGCTCAAGAGGGCAGTAGGCGATGA
- a CDS encoding dihydrofolate reductase family protein, translated as MKPHASLIMAVSLDGKISTRDGAGPRFASEADAIRLREVRSHADAILVGAGTIIADDPTFTEHGKYKELRIQRGLASNPIKVVVSGSGNVPETARMFQPNGAPALVFTTERIPANRLASLQQVAEVHCVGETTVNFRRVVEILGEVYQVEQLLIEGGGQVNFDVFQAGLIDEIYLTLCPKIIGGRDVTTSVEGDGFDFLDIVDVELADYHTVGNEFFLHYRVRRD; from the coding sequence ATGAAGCCACACGCGTCCCTGATCATGGCGGTGAGTCTCGACGGGAAGATCTCTACACGGGACGGTGCGGGTCCTCGATTTGCAAGCGAGGCGGATGCGATTCGGCTTAGGGAAGTTCGGAGCCATGCTGATGCAATTCTTGTTGGGGCAGGCACAATCATCGCCGATGATCCAACATTTACTGAACATGGTAAGTACAAAGAACTACGTATCCAACGCGGTCTCGCCTCTAATCCAATCAAAGTCGTTGTGAGCGGCAGCGGGAATGTTCCTGAGACCGCTCGAATGTTCCAACCTAATGGGGCACCTGCGCTGGTCTTTACAACGGAACGTATTCCTGCCAACCGGCTCGCATCGTTGCAACAGGTGGCAGAGGTTCACTGTGTCGGTGAAACGACAGTCAATTTTCGGCGTGTGGTTGAGATCCTGGGCGAAGTGTATCAAGTCGAGCAGCTGTTGATAGAAGGAGGTGGGCAGGTAAATTTTGACGTATTCCAAGCAGGATTAATCGACGAGATATATCTCACTTTATGCCCAAAAATTATCGGCGGACGAGATGTAACGACAAGTGTTGAGGGAGATGGGTTCGATTTCCTTGATATTGTCGACGTTGAACTAGCGGACTACCACACTGTGGGTAATGAGTTTTTTCTGCATTATCGCGTCCGGAGGGATTGA